One Panicum virgatum strain AP13 chromosome 9K, P.virgatum_v5, whole genome shotgun sequence genomic region harbors:
- the LOC120648910 gene encoding defensin Ec-AMP-D2-like — MELPRKLFSAVLLVLLLLVATEVGGPVGVAEARTCLSQSHRFRGPCVRRANCANVCRTEGFPDGKCRGFRRRCFCTTHCRE, encoded by the exons ATGGAGCTCCCCCGGAAGCTCTTCTCGGCCGTCCTcctcgtgctgctgctgctcgtggCCACAG AGGTTGGCGGGCCGGtgggcgtggcggaggcgcgcACGTGCCTGTCGCAGAGCCACAGGTTCCGGGGCCCCTGCGTGCGCCGGGCCAACTGCGCCAACGTCTGCAGGACGGAGGGCTTCCCCGACGGCAAGTGCCGcggcttccgccgccgctgcttctgCACCACGCACTGCCGGGAGTGA
- the LOC120647433 gene encoding probable adenylate kinase 1, chloroplastic — translation MAAMQRLLRAAASGGAATAAARRRMGSLAAEQAPPAAAAPKGLPFAAERNVQWVFLGCPGVGKGTYASRLSRLLGVPHIATGNLVRDELASTGPLAAQLAEIVNQGKLVSDEIIINLLSKRLKKGEDRGESGFILDGFPRTVKQAEILDGVTDIDMVVNLKLREDVLVEKCLGRRICSQCGKNFNVACIDVKGENGLPAIYMAPLLPPNNCMSKMITRADDTEEVVRNRLRIYNDMSQPVEGFYREQGKLLEFDLPGGIPESWPKLLHVLNLEDQEELKLAAA, via the exons ATGGCGGCCATGCAGAGGCTCCTCCGGGCAGCCGCCTCCggtggcgcggcgacggcggcggcgaggaggcgcatGGGGTCgctggcggcggagcaggcgcctcccgcagcggcggcgccgaagGGGCTCCCGTTCGCGGCGGAGCGGAACGTGCAGTGGGTGTTCCTGGGCTGCCCCGGCGTGGGCAAGGGCACCTACGCGAGCCGCCTCTCGCGCCTCCTCGGCGTGCCCCACATCGCCACGGGGAACCTTGTTCGCGACGAGCTCGCATCCACCGGGCCCCTTGCTGCGCAG CTTGCTGAAATTGTTAACCAGGGGAAATTGGTTTCTGATGAGATCATTATCAATCTATTGTCCAAAAGGCTTAAGAAAGGAGAAGACCGGGGAGAGTCTGGATTTATTCTTGATGGTTTTCCACGTACAGTAAAACAAGCG GAAATTCTTGATGGAGTTACGGACATCGATATGGTTGTTAATCTAAAACTGAGGGAAGATGTCTTAGTAGAAAAGTGCCTTGGTAGGAGGATTTGCAGCCAGTGTGGAAAGAACTTCAATGTGGCCTGCATTGATGTTAAGGGTGAAAACGGATTACCAGCAATCTACATGGCACCATTATTACCCCCAAATAACTGCATGTCGAAGATGATCACCCGAGCTGATGATACTGAAGAAGTGGTCAGAAATCGGCTTCGGATCTATAATGACATG AGTCAACCTGTGGAGGGTTTCTACAGGGAGCAGGGGAAGCTCTTGGAATTTGACTTGCCTGGAGGGATCCCTGAATCTTGGCCAAAGCTGCTCCATGTTCTGAATCTTGAAGACCAAGAGGAGTTGAAGTTGGCTGCTGCATAG